A genome region from Myxococcales bacterium includes the following:
- the mutL gene encoding DNA mismatch repair endonuclease MutL: MSSTATPACRIRRLPDALANQIAAGEVVERPASVVKELLENAVDAGATRVTVEIEQGGLGRIAVVDDGDGMTAIEATLAFERHATSKLARIEDLEHLGTFGFRGEALPSIASVAKVTLTTRARGQSEAFRVVLHGGHPQPSGPCGAAVGTRVDVADLFYNVPARRKFLKAPATESAHVGAVIADAALCRPGVAFRLLRDGKTARDYLRAASREERVAQVVPGEELRAVFGERGPYRVSAFLSAPERARSGATGLEILVNDRPVRDRALARAVAQGYGSVLEPGRYPVGVLYIDMPPERVDVNVHPQKAEVRFHDARELQGAVVRALNEGLGRVFAVPALGLGPNRANAFGRPADSPSGLDPYAARSLSTALPVRDDPQGVYAPERPTAAAHEPTAPPLDAAELFPRQGAAPLREALFGAPAEGFYGALRYLAQVRATFLVCEGADGLYVLDQHAAAERVLFHRLVTARRRRSTSSQGLLTPALVDVGHALVALFTEAEAEIAALGFDVRPFGERSVAVHAVPALLSRASPEDLVRELGAELGRSATRPLSGRVDLALATLACHGSVRAGDMLDPQEVRALLTALDEVDFSGHCPHGRPVVTRLPFDELERRVGR, encoded by the coding sequence GGGCTGGGCCGCATCGCCGTGGTCGACGACGGTGACGGCATGACCGCGATCGAGGCCACGCTCGCGTTCGAACGCCACGCGACGAGCAAGCTTGCGCGCATCGAGGACCTGGAACACCTGGGTACGTTCGGCTTCCGGGGCGAGGCGCTCCCCAGCATCGCGTCGGTCGCGAAGGTCACGCTGACGACGCGAGCGCGCGGCCAATCCGAGGCGTTCCGCGTCGTCCTCCACGGGGGACACCCGCAGCCCTCGGGCCCCTGCGGGGCCGCGGTGGGCACGCGCGTCGACGTGGCGGACCTCTTCTACAACGTCCCCGCTCGGCGGAAGTTCCTGAAGGCCCCCGCGACCGAGAGCGCTCACGTGGGCGCGGTCATCGCCGACGCAGCGCTCTGCCGCCCTGGGGTGGCGTTCCGGCTGCTACGCGACGGCAAGACCGCGCGCGACTACCTGCGGGCCGCGTCGCGCGAGGAGCGGGTCGCCCAGGTCGTCCCCGGCGAGGAGCTGCGCGCGGTCTTCGGGGAGCGCGGGCCCTACCGAGTGAGCGCGTTCCTCTCCGCGCCCGAGCGCGCGCGCAGCGGCGCCACGGGCCTCGAGATCCTCGTGAACGATCGGCCCGTGCGCGATCGCGCCCTCGCGCGGGCGGTCGCCCAGGGCTACGGCTCGGTGCTCGAGCCCGGCAGGTACCCTGTGGGTGTACTTTACATCGATATGCCCCCCGAGCGCGTCGACGTGAACGTCCACCCGCAGAAGGCCGAGGTCCGCTTCCACGACGCGCGTGAGCTACAGGGCGCCGTGGTCCGCGCGCTCAACGAGGGGCTCGGGCGCGTGTTCGCCGTGCCGGCGCTCGGGCTCGGCCCCAACCGCGCGAACGCGTTTGGCCGCCCCGCCGACTCCCCCTCCGGCCTCGACCCTTACGCCGCGCGCTCGCTGTCGACCGCGCTCCCGGTCCGTGACGATCCGCAAGGCGTCTACGCGCCGGAGCGACCCACCGCCGCCGCGCACGAGCCCACCGCCCCCCCCTTGGACGCAGCCGAGCTCTTCCCGCGGCAGGGCGCCGCGCCGCTCCGCGAGGCCCTCTTCGGTGCCCCCGCCGAGGGCTTCTACGGTGCACTGCGCTACCTCGCGCAGGTGCGGGCCACGTTCCTCGTCTGCGAGGGCGCCGACGGGCTCTACGTGCTCGATCAGCACGCGGCAGCCGAGCGGGTGCTCTTTCACCGACTCGTGACCGCCCGCCGGCGGCGCTCCACCTCATCCCAGGGCCTCCTCACGCCGGCGCTGGTCGACGTCGGTCACGCGCTCGTCGCGCTGTTCACCGAGGCCGAGGCCGAGATCGCCGCCCTCGGCTTCGACGTGCGCCCGTTCGGCGAGCGGAGCGTCGCCGTCCACGCGGTGCCGGCTCTGCTGTCGCGCGCGAGCCCCGAAGACCTCGTACGCGAGCTCGGCGCGGAGCTCGGCAGGAGCGCAACGCGACCGCTCTCGGGCCGCGTCGATCTCGCGCTGGCGACCCTCGCTTGCCACGGGTCCGTGCGCGCCGGCGACATGCTCGACCCCCAAGAGGTGCGCGCGCTCCTCACCGCGCTCGACGAGGTCGACTTCTCGGGCCACTGCCCGCACGGCAGACCCGTCGTGACCCGCCTGCCCTTCGACGAGCTCGAGCGCCGTGTCGGACGCTGA
- the miaA gene encoding tRNA (adenosine(37)-N6)-dimethylallyltransferase MiaA: protein MSDAELERQGAAVLDLLRSEPGALLCVVGPTAGGKSALALHLAERLDGEIVGADSVQIYRGFDVGSGKPTAEERARVPHHLIDVADPSSPFDAARFVSLADRAIAEVRARGRTPIVCGGTFLWVKALLSGLSDAPKGDETIRARHRELVAREGSHALHLLLEAADPGLAPRLHPNDVLRVSRALEVFELTGQRLSDLHRAHGFRQRRHAALLVSPARTPEELTGRIRARVESFVTGGLLDEVRALALAGHRETRAMRSVGYREALAAVDGELLDAELVEAITRSTRVFARRQRTWLAREPVHYVT from the coding sequence GTGTCGGACGCTGAGCTCGAGCGGCAGGGCGCGGCGGTCTTGGACCTGCTCCGGAGCGAGCCGGGCGCGCTCCTCTGCGTCGTCGGCCCAACGGCGGGGGGAAAGAGCGCCCTCGCGCTGCACCTCGCCGAGCGCCTCGATGGCGAGATTGTGGGCGCCGACAGCGTGCAGATCTACCGAGGGTTCGACGTCGGCTCGGGGAAGCCGACCGCCGAGGAGCGGGCGCGCGTCCCGCATCACCTGATTGACGTGGCCGATCCCTCCTCGCCGTTCGACGCCGCGCGCTTCGTATCGCTCGCCGACCGCGCGATCGCGGAGGTCCGCGCGCGCGGGCGCACGCCCATCGTCTGCGGAGGCACGTTCCTGTGGGTGAAGGCGCTCCTCTCGGGGCTCAGCGACGCGCCCAAGGGCGATGAGACCATCCGCGCGAGGCACCGCGAGCTCGTCGCGCGCGAAGGCTCTCATGCCCTCCACCTCCTACTCGAGGCGGCCGATCCCGGGCTCGCGCCGCGGCTCCACCCGAACGACGTGCTCCGGGTGAGCCGCGCCCTCGAGGTGTTCGAGCTCACCGGGCAGCGGCTCTCCGACCTCCATCGCGCCCACGGCTTCCGCCAGCGGCGCCACGCGGCCCTGCTCGTGTCGCCGGCGCGCACTCCCGAGGAGCTCACGGGGCGCATACGCGCGCGCGTCGAGTCGTTCGTCACGGGCGGCTTGCTCGACGAGGTTCGGGCGCTCGCGCTCGCCGGACACCGTGAGACGCGGGCCATGCGCTCGGTGGGCTACCGCGAGGCGCTCGCAGCGGTGGACGGCGAGCTCCTTGATGCCGAGCTCGTCGAGGCGATCACCCGCTCGACGAGGGTCTTCGCTCGCCGTCAGCGCACCTGGCTCGCGCGCGAGCCCGTCCACTACGTGACCTGA
- a CDS encoding sigma 54-interacting transcriptional regulator yields MKIPARYEGAQQLGQGGGGAVYAVTDRITGARLAFKVLAEGAGEAESRALVREAVALSALDGLGLPRIIGFGALASGERYMVRELAPGDALDAVLATPERAWLAPLADATDQLTLLHRSGLLHGDVKPANIVVSAEGRATLVDLGLAAPLREGGPARGLTPKYAAPEVLAGEAVGVRAEVYALGATLQEGLDERGDELERDVYAALTRVAKRATEGEPEDRYPSADELGTALRRAAGLGQGALTGALGWQVLGLEALGASLEKRVVSMQEGGALALEGPLGSGRSTLLRRLAFSLGLQGVPAAVVEAPQTGLSALEALRLATAGAAPGRLVLCVDDLAALPADALAALRALTAEGARLVAVATEEELRAVAKGPSARFEMPELEPRAAEELARRVIVSLPDSLVAHLVERAGGNPGALRDLLHKLGREALVSAFDVDAALAKHDAALESTRADSKSLELVAEAEAAADRGRFDVAVDVLSGLTAAGPDERFRVACVRARVDLAKGDPRAAAKELDAVAQLGDAAGARVWTLLRARTAMRLGEFARALELTEPITRGRLEDAVASEALAVRGVALAYSGEDARARQTLESAVMVANLAQDARALGIAKGSLGVAHQRAGRPADARRAYEEALAAAELANDAWGVATARLNLSGLAQGEGDLGRAILHLEAATDLGQRAGGALASRQAALNLANLDLYLGRVGRARATIEALDADKEDLPPAARAQLLGLHADLAQREPGESPDRERARELYEACAAAYDALGRPHDAAEARLEGLLVAMREPHPDPAAVLRELEALRGAGELGFGEHEALASIVKATCLTAAGDEVAAKAALDDAYERARADGKREFACRALEARGELAASQGSTATARRDTEAALAMLEEVAAKLPRDLREVFWDAPRRRALRAAVATTLTTAAGRSSHSSHSSPPSLSRTTRAAGGSGLPDSDRLTRIFEITRDLAREKELGPLLERVVDHAIALVGAERGFVLLVDEDGKLVAQTVRGQRAEDGHARFSRSVAEKVLAEGEPVIAASARDDERLAQAVSVHQLMIQSIACVPIRGPQLAQAAIGALYLETRLRPGLRFREELPTLSAFADQAAIAIENARLIEENRRRANELAIANEELQRARVRLEESLGRRTEQLAATRRDLKLVRAELKSHFGYAGIVGTSAPMRKLYAILERVKDTDVPVLVTGESGTGKEVVARAIHQVSARAKNVFTGVNCGAIPGNLLESELFGHVRGSFTGADRERKGLFREAEGGTILLDEIGEMPHKMQAGLLRVLQEKTVRPVGGTAEEPVNVRVIAATNRDLEHMVREGTFREDLYYRLHVITVEIPPLRGRRDDLPALVDHFLGIFAARHRRERKTVSRAAMKKLAGYDWPGNVRQLEHVLLNAWLMSDDTEMGPEDFSLPATAAEPRAQGGPARPRTPGEFRLSEKERILDALGRASWNRMQAAKLAGIPRRTFYRRLKEYGILETEGGDEAEGDGADD; encoded by the coding sequence GTGAAGATCCCCGCGCGCTACGAGGGCGCGCAGCAGCTTGGTCAGGGTGGCGGCGGCGCCGTCTACGCGGTCACCGATCGAATCACGGGCGCCCGGTTGGCGTTCAAGGTGCTCGCGGAGGGCGCGGGCGAGGCAGAGTCTCGCGCGCTCGTGCGCGAGGCGGTCGCGCTCTCGGCCCTCGACGGCCTCGGCCTGCCGCGGATCATTGGCTTCGGTGCTCTGGCGAGCGGCGAGCGCTACATGGTGCGCGAGCTTGCGCCCGGCGACGCCCTCGACGCGGTGCTCGCCACGCCGGAGCGCGCGTGGCTCGCGCCGCTCGCCGACGCGACCGATCAGCTTACGTTGCTCCACCGAAGTGGGCTCCTGCACGGAGACGTGAAGCCCGCGAACATCGTCGTGAGCGCGGAGGGCCGCGCGACCTTGGTCGACCTCGGCCTCGCCGCCCCGCTGCGCGAGGGCGGACCCGCGCGTGGGCTCACGCCCAAGTACGCGGCGCCGGAGGTGCTCGCGGGGGAGGCCGTCGGTGTGCGGGCCGAGGTTTACGCGCTCGGCGCCACGCTGCAAGAGGGCCTCGACGAGCGCGGCGACGAGCTTGAGCGCGACGTGTACGCGGCCCTGACGCGGGTCGCGAAGCGGGCGACCGAGGGCGAGCCCGAAGATCGCTACCCGAGCGCTGACGAGCTCGGGACCGCGCTGCGCCGGGCGGCGGGGCTTGGCCAGGGCGCGCTCACGGGGGCGCTGGGCTGGCAGGTCTTGGGGCTCGAGGCCCTGGGCGCGTCGCTCGAAAAACGTGTAGTATCCATGCAAGAGGGCGGTGCGCTCGCGCTCGAGGGGCCGCTAGGCTCGGGCCGGTCTACGCTGCTCCGGCGCCTGGCGTTCTCGCTCGGCCTACAGGGCGTGCCGGCGGCCGTCGTCGAGGCCCCGCAGACCGGCCTGTCCGCGCTGGAGGCGCTCCGGCTCGCGACCGCGGGCGCGGCGCCCGGCAGGTTGGTGCTCTGCGTCGACGACCTCGCGGCGCTGCCCGCGGACGCCCTGGCGGCGCTGCGGGCCCTGACCGCCGAGGGCGCGCGCCTCGTGGCGGTCGCGACCGAGGAGGAGCTGCGAGCCGTGGCCAAGGGCCCGAGCGCGCGCTTCGAGATGCCCGAGCTCGAGCCGCGTGCAGCGGAGGAGCTCGCGCGCAGGGTGATCGTGTCGCTCCCGGACTCACTCGTCGCGCACCTCGTGGAGCGCGCGGGCGGGAACCCCGGCGCGCTGCGCGATCTGCTCCACAAGCTCGGGCGCGAAGCCCTCGTGTCGGCCTTCGACGTCGACGCCGCGCTCGCGAAGCACGACGCCGCCCTGGAGAGCACGCGCGCGGACTCGAAGTCACTCGAGCTCGTCGCGGAGGCGGAGGCCGCCGCCGATCGCGGCCGGTTCGACGTCGCCGTCGACGTGCTCTCCGGCCTCACCGCCGCCGGCCCAGACGAGCGATTCCGCGTGGCGTGCGTGCGCGCGCGGGTCGACCTCGCGAAGGGAGACCCTCGCGCCGCGGCGAAGGAGCTCGACGCGGTCGCGCAGCTTGGCGACGCCGCGGGCGCTCGCGTGTGGACCCTTCTCCGGGCTCGCACCGCGATGCGCCTCGGCGAGTTCGCGCGCGCGCTCGAGCTGACCGAGCCCATCACGCGAGGGCGCCTGGAGGACGCCGTGGCCTCGGAGGCGCTCGCCGTGCGCGGCGTCGCGCTCGCGTACTCGGGCGAAGATGCGCGCGCGCGGCAGACGCTCGAGTCGGCGGTGATGGTGGCCAACCTCGCGCAGGACGCGCGCGCGCTGGGTATCGCCAAGGGCTCGCTGGGCGTCGCCCACCAGCGCGCGGGGCGCCCGGCCGATGCCCGGAGGGCGTACGAAGAGGCGCTCGCCGCCGCAGAGCTCGCCAACGACGCGTGGGGCGTCGCGACGGCCCGGCTGAACCTCTCGGGCCTGGCGCAGGGCGAAGGCGACCTCGGGCGCGCTATCCTTCACCTCGAGGCGGCCACGGATCTCGGGCAGCGGGCGGGTGGCGCGCTCGCGTCTCGCCAGGCGGCGCTCAACCTGGCGAATCTCGACCTCTATCTGGGCCGCGTCGGTCGGGCGCGCGCGACGATCGAGGCGCTCGACGCCGACAAGGAGGACCTCCCGCCGGCCGCCCGCGCGCAGCTGCTCGGCCTCCACGCGGACCTCGCCCAGCGTGAGCCGGGGGAGTCGCCTGATCGCGAGCGCGCGCGCGAGCTCTACGAGGCGTGCGCCGCGGCGTACGACGCGCTCGGGCGACCGCACGACGCGGCTGAGGCCCGGCTCGAGGGCCTCCTTGTCGCGATGCGGGAGCCGCACCCCGACCCCGCGGCCGTGCTGCGCGAGCTCGAGGCCCTCCGGGGTGCCGGAGAGCTCGGGTTCGGCGAGCACGAGGCGCTCGCGTCCATCGTGAAGGCCACCTGCCTCACCGCGGCCGGCGACGAGGTGGCGGCGAAGGCCGCGCTCGACGACGCCTACGAGCGCGCGCGCGCCGACGGGAAGCGCGAGTTCGCCTGTCGCGCGCTCGAGGCACGCGGTGAGCTCGCCGCGTCACAGGGGAGCACGGCGACCGCGAGGCGCGACACCGAGGCGGCGCTGGCGATGCTCGAGGAGGTCGCGGCGAAGCTGCCGCGAGATCTTCGCGAGGTCTTTTGGGACGCGCCCCGCCGGCGTGCGCTCCGCGCGGCGGTGGCCACCACGCTCACCACCGCAGCCGGTCGCTCGTCGCATTCGTCGCATTCGTCGCCCCCGAGTCTGAGCCGCACCACGCGCGCGGCCGGGGGGAGCGGTCTGCCTGACTCCGATCGGCTCACCCGCATCTTCGAGATCACCCGGGACCTCGCGCGTGAGAAGGAGCTCGGTCCGTTGCTCGAGCGCGTGGTCGATCACGCGATCGCGCTCGTCGGCGCGGAGCGCGGGTTCGTGCTCCTCGTCGACGAGGACGGTAAGCTCGTCGCCCAGACCGTGCGCGGCCAGCGCGCCGAGGACGGCCACGCGAGGTTCTCGCGGAGCGTGGCCGAGAAGGTCCTTGCTGAGGGCGAGCCCGTGATCGCGGCGAGCGCCCGCGACGACGAGCGCCTCGCGCAGGCCGTGAGCGTGCACCAGCTCATGATCCAGTCGATCGCGTGCGTGCCCATTCGCGGGCCGCAGCTGGCCCAGGCCGCCATCGGGGCGTTGTACCTCGAGACGCGCCTCCGACCGGGCTTGCGGTTCCGGGAAGAGCTCCCGACCCTCTCGGCGTTCGCCGACCAGGCGGCCATCGCCATCGAAAACGCGCGACTCATCGAGGAGAACCGACGGCGCGCCAACGAGCTCGCGATCGCGAACGAGGAGCTGCAGCGCGCCCGCGTGCGTCTCGAGGAGTCGTTGGGCAGGCGCACCGAGCAGCTCGCCGCGACGCGACGCGACCTCAAGCTCGTGCGAGCCGAGCTGAAGAGCCACTTCGGCTATGCCGGGATCGTCGGCACGAGCGCTCCCATGCGCAAGCTGTACGCGATCCTCGAGCGCGTGAAGGACACCGACGTGCCCGTGCTCGTCACCGGCGAGAGCGGCACGGGCAAAGAGGTCGTCGCGCGGGCCATCCACCAGGTGTCGGCGCGGGCGAAGAACGTGTTCACCGGCGTGAACTGCGGCGCGATCCCCGGCAACCTCCTCGAGAGCGAGCTCTTTGGTCACGTGCGCGGCTCGTTCACGGGCGCCGACCGCGAGCGGAAGGGGCTCTTCCGCGAGGCGGAGGGAGGGACCATCCTGCTCGACGAGATCGGGGAGATGCCCCACAAGATGCAGGCGGGGCTTCTGCGGGTGCTCCAAGAGAAGACCGTGCGCCCGGTCGGCGGCACGGCCGAGGAGCCGGTGAACGTGCGGGTGATCGCGGCGACCAACCGCGACCTCGAGCACATGGTCCGGGAGGGGACGTTCCGCGAAGACCTCTACTACCGGCTCCACGTCATCACCGTCGAAATCCCGCCGCTTCGAGGCAGGCGCGACGACCTCCCGGCCCTCGTCGATCACTTCCTCGGCATCTTCGCCGCGCGCCATCGACGGGAGCGCAAGACGGTGAGCCGCGCCGCGATGAAGAAGCTCGCGGGCTACGACTGGCCGGGTAACGTGCGTCAGCTCGAGCATGTGCTCCTGAACGCGTGGCTCATGAGCGACGACACCGAGATGGGGCCTGAGGACTTCTCGCTCCCCGCGACGGCGGCGGAGCCGAGGGCGCAGGGCGGCCCCGCCCGGCCGCGCACGCCGGGCGAGTTCCGGCTGTCGGAGAAGGAGCGCATCCTCGACGCGCTCGGCCGCGCGAGCTGGAACCGCATGCAGGCGGCCAAGCTCGCGGGCATCCCGAGGCGCACCTTCTACCGCCGGCTGAAGGAGTACGGGATCCTCGAGACCGAGGGGGGCGATGAGGCCGAGGGCGACGGGGCGGACGATTGA
- a CDS encoding alpha/beta fold hydrolase produces the protein MILYGRVVEQSIDHHQVASFKKEVVVTAGVPLAMVRKRLAGAEATRAPVLLIHGFGQNRYAWHLPSRSFSNYLAAAGFDVFNLDLRGHGRSHKLGGIRSRGAHCYVEEDLPQAVAEVRALSGGRPVFLVGHSLGGLVSYAAAPSLVGLVRGVVTLGSPYHFTRGSMFLGAVRAVNGGLRALRVPLGNLPLTLQPVGTALRGMTRVLKGRAHPLPLRAWHEGATEHHVLEEHFRLAFDRASLEDLRNLFDWAWERRFGGARGYAERFERAEDLSLLVIGGSNDELASPRAVRPAYERSRSRDKTYREYPFGHIDLIMGRDAPRTLWPEVRDWLLARST, from the coding sequence GTGATCCTTTACGGTCGAGTCGTCGAGCAGTCGATCGACCACCACCAGGTGGCGTCGTTCAAGAAAGAGGTCGTGGTCACCGCGGGCGTGCCGCTCGCGATGGTCCGCAAGCGCCTCGCAGGCGCCGAGGCGACGCGGGCGCCCGTGCTGCTCATCCACGGCTTCGGCCAGAACCGGTACGCCTGGCACCTCCCCTCGCGGAGCTTCTCCAACTACCTCGCGGCGGCGGGCTTCGACGTGTTCAACCTCGATCTGCGAGGCCACGGAAGGTCGCACAAGCTAGGCGGAATTCGCTCGCGCGGCGCTCACTGCTACGTGGAGGAGGACCTCCCTCAGGCGGTGGCCGAGGTGCGCGCGCTGTCGGGCGGGCGGCCGGTGTTCCTCGTCGGTCACTCGCTCGGCGGCCTCGTCAGCTACGCCGCCGCGCCCTCGCTCGTCGGGCTCGTGCGAGGCGTGGTCACGCTGGGCAGCCCCTACCATTTCACCCGCGGGTCCATGTTCCTGGGGGCGGTGCGCGCGGTGAATGGCGGTCTCAGGGCCCTGCGCGTGCCCCTCGGCAACCTGCCGCTCACGCTCCAACCGGTCGGCACGGCTCTCCGCGGCATGACCCGGGTCCTCAAGGGCCGCGCGCACCCGCTCCCGCTGCGGGCGTGGCACGAGGGCGCGACCGAGCACCACGTCCTCGAAGAGCACTTCCGGCTCGCGTTCGACAGAGCGAGCCTGGAAGACCTCCGAAACCTATTCGACTGGGCGTGGGAGCGGCGGTTCGGCGGGGCCCGCGGCTACGCCGAGCGGTTCGAGCGCGCCGAGGATCTCTCGCTGCTCGTCATCGGGGGCTCGAACGACGAGCTCGCCTCACCCAGGGCCGTCCGCCCCGCGTACGAGCGTAGCCGCTCGCGCGACAAGACCTACCGCGAGTACCCGTTCGGGCACATCGACCTCATCATGGGTCGCGACGCTCCGCGCACGCTCTGGCCCGAGGTCCGCGACTGGCTCCTCGCGCGCTCCACCTGA
- a CDS encoding serine protein kinase, translating into MATTQSQMTDRIAAMQDYELYRELTWEGSFDDYLEVVRKRPQVTRNAYQRIYDMIISHGSEEYIDNKKKLVRYNFFRDDANKGQNAVFGLDIPLMRLVHVLKAASEGYGPEKRVILLHGPVGSSKSTIARLLKQGTEAYSRTTDGALYSFDWVKLAGTDLAGKDQDVFPSAMNEEPLRLIPPEWRARAIEELGLSSEAFRVKVEGDLDPASRYIFKHLMTRYSGDWAKVMQNHVRVRRLVLSEKDRVGIGTFQPKDEKNQDSTELTGDINYRKIAEYGSDSDPRAFNFDGEFNIANRGIVEFIEVLKLDVAFLYDLLGASQERKIKPKKFAQTDIDEVIIGHTNEAEYKKLLNNEFMEALRDRTIKIDIPYITKLTEEMKIYEKDFSPKKIRGKHVAPHTVEVAALWAVLSRLEDPKKHNLSLLQKAKLYDGKVLPGYTQDTVKELRKETKREGMEGISPRYVQDKISNALVNESGEGTINPFMVLNELDKGLRHHSLITSDEQRKKFQEITGIVKREYEEIVKNEVQRAISADEDAIAKLAANYIDNIKAFTLKEKVKNRYTGQDEEADERLMRSIEEKIDIPENRKDDFRREIMNFIGALAVDGKRFAWNTNDRLRRALELKLFEDQKDSIKLKTLVSAVVDKDTQEKIDIIKSRLIKNFGYNEVSATDVLNYVASIFARGDAKE; encoded by the coding sequence ATGGCGACGACCCAGAGCCAGATGACCGACCGTATCGCGGCGATGCAGGACTACGAGCTCTACCGCGAGCTCACCTGGGAGGGGTCGTTCGACGACTACCTCGAGGTCGTCCGGAAGCGACCGCAGGTGACGCGCAACGCCTACCAGCGCATCTACGACATGATCATCTCGCACGGCAGCGAGGAGTACATCGACAACAAGAAGAAGCTTGTACGGTACAACTTCTTTCGCGACGACGCGAACAAGGGCCAGAACGCGGTGTTCGGCCTCGACATCCCGCTCATGCGGCTCGTGCACGTGCTCAAGGCCGCCTCGGAGGGCTACGGCCCAGAGAAGCGCGTCATCCTGCTGCACGGGCCGGTCGGCTCCTCGAAGAGCACCATCGCGCGGCTGCTCAAGCAGGGCACCGAGGCCTACTCGCGCACGACCGACGGCGCGCTGTACTCGTTCGACTGGGTGAAGCTCGCGGGCACCGATCTCGCCGGCAAAGACCAGGACGTGTTCCCGAGCGCCATGAACGAGGAGCCGCTGCGCCTCATCCCGCCGGAGTGGCGCGCCCGCGCGATCGAGGAGCTCGGCCTGTCGAGCGAGGCGTTCCGGGTGAAGGTCGAGGGCGATCTCGACCCGGCGAGCCGCTACATCTTCAAGCACCTGATGACCCGGTACTCCGGCGACTGGGCGAAGGTGATGCAGAACCACGTGCGCGTGCGCCGCCTCGTGCTCTCCGAGAAGGACCGCGTCGGCATCGGCACGTTCCAGCCGAAGGACGAGAAGAACCAGGACTCGACCGAGCTCACCGGCGACATCAACTACCGGAAGATCGCCGAGTACGGGTCCGACTCCGACCCGCGCGCCTTCAACTTCGACGGCGAGTTCAACATCGCCAACCGCGGCATCGTCGAGTTCATCGAGGTGCTGAAGCTCGACGTCGCGTTCCTCTACGACCTGCTCGGCGCCTCGCAAGAGCGGAAGATCAAGCCGAAGAAGTTCGCCCAGACCGACATCGACGAGGTCATCATCGGCCACACCAACGAGGCCGAGTACAAGAAGCTCCTGAACAACGAGTTCATGGAGGCCCTGCGCGACCGCACGATCAAGATCGACATCCCGTACATCACGAAGCTCACCGAGGAGATGAAGATCTACGAGAAGGACTTCTCCCCGAAGAAGATCCGCGGCAAGCACGTGGCGCCGCACACGGTGGAGGTGGCGGCGCTGTGGGCCGTGCTCTCGCGCCTCGAGGATCCGAAGAAGCACAACCTGTCGCTGCTCCAGAAGGCCAAGCTCTACGACGGCAAGGTGCTGCCCGGGTACACCCAAGACACGGTGAAGGAGCTCCGCAAGGAGACCAAGCGCGAGGGGATGGAGGGCATCAGCCCGCGCTACGTGCAGGACAAGATCTCGAACGCGCTCGTCAACGAGTCCGGCGAGGGCACGATCAACCCGTTCATGGTGCTGAACGAGCTCGACAAGGGGCTGCGCCACCACTCGCTCATCACGAGCGACGAGCAGCGGAAGAAGTTCCAAGAGATCACGGGGATCGTGAAGCGCGAGTACGAGGAGATCGTGAAGAACGAGGTCCAGCGCGCCATCAGCGCGGACGAGGACGCGATCGCCAAGTTGGCTGCAAACTACATCGATAACATCAAGGCCTTCACCTTGAAGGAGAAGGTCAAGAACCGCTACACGGGGCAAGACGAGGAGGCCGACGAGCGGCTGATGCGGTCGATCGAGGAGAAGATCGACATCCCCGAGAACCGGAAGGACGACTTCCGCCGCGAGATCATGAACTTCATCGGGGCGCTCGCCGTCGACGGCAAGCGCTTCGCTTGGAACACGAACGACCGGCTCCGTCGCGCGCTCGAGCTGAAGCTCTTCGAGGATCAGAAGGACAGCATCAAGCTGAAGACCCTCGTCTCCGCGGTGGTCGACAAAGACACCCAGGAGAAGATCGACATCATCAAGTCGAGGCTCATCAAGAACTTTGGCTACAACGAGGTGTCGGCGACCGACGTGCTGAACTACGTCGCGTCGATCTTCGCGCGTGGCGACGCGAAGGAGTAG